One part of the Musa acuminata AAA Group cultivar baxijiao chromosome BXJ1-5, Cavendish_Baxijiao_AAA, whole genome shotgun sequence genome encodes these proteins:
- the LOC135674098 gene encoding cystinosin homolog, with the protein MASWNSLGLEITYEAFGWIAFFSWSFSFYPQVILNYKRKSVVGLNFDFLVLNMTKHSSYLVYNAAMFFSPVIKRQYHEKYGFGEMIPVAANDVAFSVHAVALTAFTLFQVLIYERGSQKVSKTCIGITVIVLLYAVVCVFLAWPNHSWLWLISVFNTIQVIMTAIKYIPQAFMNFQRKSTVGWSIGNILLDLLGGVLNFGQMGVQSIDQETLVNFYGNFGKTLLSLEVVLFDILFIFQHYVLYPVKNEGNPTIMEENITPLINSEEKPQLANV; encoded by the exons ATGGCGTCGTGGAACTCGCTCGGCTTGGAGATCACGTACGAGGCCTTCGGATGGATCGCCTTCTTCTCCTGGTCCTTCAGCTTCTACCCTCAAGTTATTCTCAATTACAAGAGGAAAAG CGTGGTGGGCTTGAATTTCGATTTCCTGGTGCTCAACATGACGAAGCACTCGTCGTATCTCGTATATAACGCGGCCATGTTCTTTAGCCCTGTGATCAAGAGGCAGTATCATGAGAAGTATGGTTTCGGAGAG ATGATTCCTGTAGCTGCAAATGATGTGGCTTTTTCAGTACATGCTGTTGCGTTGACGGCTTTTACAttgttccaagttttgatctatgaA CGTGGAAGTCAGAAGGTCTCAAAGACTTGCATTGGTATCACTGTTATTGTCTTGCTTTATGCTGTGGTCTGTGTGTTCTTAGCCTGGCCCAATCATTCTTGGCTTTGGCTCATCTCTGTTTTCAA CACAATACAGGTTATCATGACAGCAATCAAGTACATCCCACAG GCATTCATGAACTTCCAGCGCAAGAGTACAGTGGGTTGGAGTATCGGCAATATCTTGCTTGATTTATTGGGTGGCGTGCTGAACTTTGGTCAGATGGGTGTGCAGTCTATAGATCAGG AGACACTAGTTAACTTCTATGGAAATTTTGGCAAGACACTGCTTTCACTG GAAGTAGtgctctttgatattctcttcatTTTCCAGCATTATGTGCTCTATCCTGTGAAGAATGAAGGAAACCCAACCATTATGGAAGAAAATATTACTCCACTTATCAATTCTGAAGAGAAACCGCAGTTAGCAAATGTGTAG